The Biomphalaria glabrata chromosome 13, xgBioGlab47.1, whole genome shotgun sequence sequence TTAGAATGCAAAGTATCAGCTTTAACTCGATTTCACTAATTAAATGCCTCAAGGAAACTCTGATCTCATGGTTCATCAAAGATAGTTCCTACTTTGCTAAGGAGAACAGAAAAGCAACCTTATCTGTTTCAAGAATTAGCATTTTTCTAAACACTGATGATAGTCTAATTTGGCCCGTGAATGTGatttaaattagtttattaaataGGATCTCAAGCTTGTTTTCAAGCTTGTTGTGTGTTACTTGATAAGAACGTATTGTATTACTTTAAGTCTTTTAAGATCTACAGGGCAAATGAAGTTATGTAATCTGTTTATTTGGCCGCTGTCaggggccagcacaacgaactaccgccttttcttttaatgtttagCACCTATTACAGTTGGGgcgtgcttaaaaaaaatacagaaattctaaaatcccactcttcaccTATATTCAAACCGATATCCCTCGGTTTTTTAAAGCGAGCGCTTTACTAATCAGCCACCATGCTCCCATGTGTGTTTACATACACGCCTAAATTTCAGGTTGAATAAATTGTCTTCAGCTATTACTTGACAGAGCTGCCACATCAACACATAGACACTCTATCAAGAGAAGCAAGGCCAACATTGTGTATTTGTATACGTGTATTTTATTCTTACACAACTTTCAAatgtgttcatgtttttttagaTCTGTTTTTAAGACTTTAGATATACACAGACATTTGTCAAATCAAAAGTACATATcaatgtcttgttttgatcaTTCCAGCAATTAATAAAAACCACGCTGCACTTGCCACTTCTGCTGTAACTAGCTGGGTGTCAGAGAAAGCAGTACAGGACCCCCCTGCATGGAAATGCTTCACCACTAAGCCCACATGTGGTCACTATAGccaggtacaaaaaaaaactttgatcaatCAATTACAAATGATAGATGCCGTgtggaaattatttaaaaacaacaactgaatgaTGCATATCTACACATTTCTAAACGCTGCATGTAAAACAATATTTCTATATAAACAGACatacacacaagcacacacaattACTTTGGCCTTCGAATAAGACGAGGGTGGCACCTGTCGATCATTATTGGATAGCAGCCTGGTCTCGCGTTGAACCCTGCCCGCCGCTTTGCAGGAGTTTTGGGATAGGATATAATGATCTTCCTTTCTTAAGAAAAATCCATAGCATGTATAACAAACAGAACAAAGTTAACACTCAAGGATCATACATTGGAGAAGTCAGCCCCTGCAGTCCTTCTCTTACAGTACTTTGCACACAAACTCGAAGGCGGCCCCTAAGGCTCACTTGTTTTCACTCATTGAGTTACACATAAACTTAAAGGAGCCGTCATTGGTTCTGACGCATGACGAAACAAGAAAATTACACTAAAACGACATTCACCACAGTCAAATCGACTATACAAATACGACtcaattattttcattatcaCACTTCgttgaaaacaaacaagaatGTTGTCATCTTCATTGCTCTTTCAATGCGCATAGAACTTAAAATTCAAATattgattttgtaaaaaatgcAGATGTAACTTTAAGAGAAAATGAAatgctttttttgttgttgatttctAGGTCGTTTGGAGCAGAACAACATCAGTAGGCTGTGCAATCATACATTGCCCTGATCTGGATAACTATGTCCTCTGTCAGTACTGGCCCCCGTAAGTATATGTTATCTACATCATCAACACAACTTACACCAATATCATTGTATTAGTAAGTTGTATGTTACTGACATGTCTATCTGTAACTTTGTTATCTATCTTTGAGATTCATGTCCATTTGTAACTTTGAGGTCTGTCATGTTATATACATTTACtaggaatttttattttatgtccaTTCGTTCACAGTGGCAACTACAGAGGACAGAAACCTTACTAATGTGCTGGCATTCTAAAGAGTTAAGGTTTTGTGATCAAGTTCAATACAAAACGAAACGTATCCATTAGATTTAATGATATTGGTATAGACATCTCAAGCCATCAGCACATCTAAAATTAAAGAGAAATTTGAACACCTTTGAAAGAAGATGTCAGTGTCAAGTGAAAGTGCAAGgactaaacaagaagagaacAGTGGGGACTTAAATACACAATTGAACTTTGAAGattgaaaataaaaccaaaattgATAGGAACACGCTCTTTCCTTGTTGTTTGTGTCACTTGGTTTTATTttgtagttcccctttcagaccttgcgatccatagggcagatgttgtaatggtcatctgtgtctgtggcctacggttaacgagggtgtcatgtggccagcacaacgaccaacctctttTACTttactagtgtcaggtacccattagagttgggtagactcagagacacccaaagattccgaaactagcaatcccagtcttcacccagTCTTCACCCAGTCTTCACCCAGTCTTCACCCACTCTTCACCAGGGCCCCGATTCGATATCCAAGCGCTCAGTTACATTGCTATAAAAGCTATTCAGgcttcaatatattttattattgtggGTTTAAAGTTAAAGCAAGGAACCAGCAGCACAAACGATGTAGATTAATTCCTTCTTTATGAAGAAATAGTCcaaatctatttctttcttgtaATGCAATATTCTAGCAATACGTCTTTCCAGTGAGCTTTTGGAAATCAATTTTTATTACTTGTCCTGATGACGGTTTCTACAGAAGACGGACAAGCAGAATCTATATGAATATAAAAGATGTTAAAATTTGAGGAAATTCCCGCTTAAACCTTGTtcactattaaaaacaaaattaataaatttctaaaaactatAACAGTCAAGCCAGAATTTTATTTTCTGCTGTGTACCCAACtagcttgttttttgtttttcaaagagaTTAACGTAGTCTGTAAAATCTTTAggaaatcgttagagctgtttttgaaACACCCGTCCACTGTCCACGCACCCATGAAAATTTTGCAAGATAAAAGAATAGTTATAAGTAAAAAACATTCACGTTTCTAACTACATACATGctcatttaaatgtttttctaaaataaagcttatcttTAAAGTCTAAATTATTTTCCGAAGTTCCTGAAAAATTTGTGTAAGTTAAATCTTAGCAAGTGTAAAACAtcagtaacaataataatgcaattgtatataatataaccCTAAAATAAAGCAGACTGGATGTCTTTAGTATAGCTTTAAGAAAAATTTGAGagatgaactatatatattattttctaaatctatttattcTTATTCTATAAAGTACTACAGCAGAAATAGACAGGTGGGGGGCTCTCACAAACTTCGAGAAACACAGATTTGAGACCCAACAAAGCGATCTTGCCGTGGACAGGCGCAGACGATGAATAGAAAACCAAAGGATCCCCCCCCCGGCGACAACTCCTTTTGTCTGCTTCAGTTGTGGCAATATATGTAGGTCGCTGATGGAGTTTCACTCTTTTCATAAACAACTGAGTTATAAAGGTTATTAAACTGCGCACTACAACTAAGTAACCCATAAAATCCCAACTCTACCTGACAACAAGTTATTCTGAAACATGTCACAGAAAGTTCATCTACGTATAGCATATCTTAGACGTTTGGAAGGATTTACATGAGAACATTGTTAGTCTGAGGCAAAGACAGTGGTCAATTAGACTACTCTATACGTTTTGAAAAGTATCAAATACATTTGTGTTATCTCTCCTTGTTTAAATACCCACCAACTTCTATCCCTGGAGTCCCTATTTCaactactaattaattgacAACGTGACCTAATTTCTCTAGCTGCTAGatgatttgatttaaaaacacaGCGTAGAGAAGGAGATTTAAATACATTTGTCCGAATGTCACTTTTGATCACACAATTAATCCAGAAATTTGACAAGCTATTTAAAATAGATGTCAAAAATAAATTGATGACCTTCTTtgtatataaaatgtttattttttttttcaagaaaaaaagatatatttattaaagGCCAATGCTTCTTCCAAAAGTAAATAGCCTAATTAATATGGCTGTCTGTTTCACGTGTCAAAACATATGCGAGATTctcatatttttgttattagtgGTTAGTACATTCTTTATTTGGAACACTTGCTAGACACCACAGGTTGCCACAAAAAGAAACAATGCTaagtataaaaaagaaaaaaaaacgcttatgTTGAATTAAATTGCATCAGTTATTTAAAATCAATCATGTAATCCAGTGGTTCTCAAGCTGTGGTTCGTGGATCCTCAGAGGTCTACGAGACGACCGTAGGGAAGTCAGAAGAAAGATGACAAtcgtatacaattaaaataatttcttcgctaaaagccagtttattcGATCggataattatataataaactCGCCAATCACAACTGTTTAAAATGTGTGTTAATATAACAATCAACTCGCCCGCTCATTGCTGTTACAAATGTCTAATACGAATTCACTGACGATCTTATACATCTTGATGAAATGGTTACCCCACTGGGTGAAGATAATGGGGTTGTTGTTTTCGTACGCCCAGCATTTTCGAAATTCCTCAGAAGACTCCAGGTCTTAGAGCAATCCTTTAGGTCTAACCTTGCACAGGTGTTGGTCCAGCGTTCTCGTTTTTCCCTGTTAACAGATGTTTTGACTAGTAGGCTGAGTCTGTTGTATTTCTGCTTGAGTGTTGGGTTGTTTGGGTTCCTTTGGACCTTTTGGTTTCCGAGCCGTAAACCGTTTGTTGATTTCAGTCCAAAAGTtcttcaatatttacaagtgtAAGTCCGAGGAATAAACGTTTTAGCCATGGCCAGGATTGCTGCTATTACTTGACGGTATACAAGGTCGACAGAGCTAGACACTACATGGCTTTTTCAAGGGCATTATCGGCAGCTGCCTTGTATCGTTCCCAATTAGATTTACTATAGCATCACTTTGGCTCTCTAGTGGTCTTGGTGCTggttttagaaagagtggcagTCAGTAATATATCTTGCTGTCCGTCTTTGTATTTGATGGAACCTGGATTCAGTGACGTCATGAGCCTCGACAAACGAAAAAACAGACTAGAAATGTGTGCTCGTCAAGAATTGCGGTAGCTATTTACAAACCTTGAGTGGGACGTTTATCcaagttatttcttttaattttaaacaaatttatatgtttaataaacaaaaggtttgagaacctctaaagtaattaataatctgggaggtttccgagatgcatttttttaaaatttaagattttATTAGTTTGAAATTTTGTATTGAACGATTTTGACAAGACAgccgaaataaataaatgtaggtcccataacttacaaaatacTACATTGTTCAGAAACCTAGTTATCAACTGGTTATATCCGGGCACTGTGCATAACTTTTGGAAAACACCATTAGGCAGCAGCATAAGGCCTTCAATTGCTTGAGGGACTCGAAAGGAACAATGTTTTCGAGAAAAGTTTCCAAACCTTGATTAAATCCCAAACATACCAGAGATCCTTTTCTACTAGCCTAGTTTTCTGCCTACAATAACTAAAGGTTTAttctttaatatatagatttatttattagactACCAATGTTAGTAAGGTACTTCTTGTTAACAAACTATAAAACGCATacactctctatatatatatttatgttttgtgtgtgagtgtgtgtagaCATAAGTGtactatttattataatattttaacatCTACTTACAGCGGGTAAAATAATTCTATTTAGAACATTATAACGATAAGTATATCATTGTCGTCAGacttttcaaagtttttttaagattGTATTCGGGTAAACATTCGCCTGGCTTTTTATAGTAGCTACATCAGATGATCAGTGGTCATTGATTTTTAGCCTATTTCTGTACAGTGTACTGATATAATGTTGCAGTattctattaaaaaattatgaataaTAATTTGATCTAGTCCGTTCGCTTGTCTTACGTTCATTGACTTTATTGATAGTTGATAGTTTCTCTCGCCGCTCCCTGCGCTTACATTTACGTACGCCTTGTTTTTGGGTCACTAGATGACGCAGTGTTTATTGAACCTGTCGCTACGCGTCTTTTCTCCCAGGAAATAATGTTGCTTATAAATTGACGGGGAATCTCTTGGGATGGACAAGCACTCACACAGGACAAAGGACGACTCACAGCACTCTAAACATTTCGGAATATGAGGCTATTGAAAATTGTGTTCATTGTTTGTACCGGATTAGCGGCCAGCTACGCTCTTACTGATCCGGTTATATTGACAGCAGCAGATATAAAAGCCTTTTTAGAAACTCATAACTTAGCTCGTAAAGCAGTAGGGCTCAAAGACCTAGTAAGTAGAGTCGTTCATTTagataatttgatttttttttctgttacctCAATAATTACGGTGTATCATTTATCAACAGTTATGATCTTTTTACCTATTATTCAAGAAAACCTAAGACCTCGTGAGATATAGATCTTTAAGTAATGCCTGAAAATTAAATTGTTGTACTTTTATTCTTTCCCTATTTAATCTTATCCAcgttttcttggttttccttttCCTTCTTGCTCCCAAATGCGTCTGTCCTTGTTCTGATTACATGCCTCCggccattttatttctttgcttGTTTCCAAATTTAACTAAATCTcgcagaaatttgttttttttttcattaaagcCGTTGGTGTGTAGGTTGGCCAGAAAACATTCCAATATTTCTCTCAAATACCTTGTAGCTGTACAACCTGCTCCCCAGTGAGGACATAAAATAAAAGCGCAAACGTGCTATGCCAGTGAACGTCTGAAAGACACTTTCTTACCAAATATATTTTGATGTTTTTGTTGTATCATAGTTTGTCTAGTTTCTATAAAGCAA is a genomic window containing:
- the LOC106066706 gene encoding uncharacterized protein LOC106066706 — encoded protein: MLFNILFLVCTGLAVSNAKTQPVKLTTADINAFLNAHNAARKAVGVPDLKWNSSLSVSAGSYGSQCEWGHSDGEYGENLYAGSPINKNHAALATSAVTSWVSEKAVQDPPAWKCFTTKPTCGHYSQVVWSRTTSVGCAIIHCPDLDNYVLCQYWPPGNYRGQKPY